The nucleotide window TATTTATAGAATGTGGTGTGATTTCAATTTCAGAATTATTGAAATCAGTACTCTCAATCATTTTAGGAAAAACATCATTTATTTCAATATCATTATATGATTCAGTTGATTTTCCGGACAATGTTTGTATTTCAAAACGTTTTGGTTTACTTCTATTAATAAAATCTAATGAAATAGGATGCGCTTTTTTAGAATCTTTATTTATTGCTGATATGGATATTTTTTTATCATCCTTTGATGTGACGACAATATCTAGAGCTTCAACAATTTCAATATTTCCTTCTTTATTAACAACTTCAAAAGTTGGCATATCATTTGAAAATGAATCTAAAACTGTATCGCCAAGATTATTAACAAATAAATCAAAGACATAGTATGTTGATCTAAGGATAATCCCTTTATCATGTGTAAAAATACATCCTCTTGTATTAACGATTGGTGCAAAATTTGCCATCCCAACAGTATTGCAATAGCGAAGACACATATTCAAAAATGAAGCTGTAAAAACCGCATCTGCCATTGTATACTTGGAATTGTCATCATTTAAATCTCTCGGATGTAGATATACTTCAGGATCATTTGATTGTTGTATTAAATGAGTATTGGGATGGTACCATCCTCTTAGATTCCATTCATCAAAAGATATTCGAATTTTATTTTCCAATCCAAGAGCACATAAAATCCCTTCAACTTTTTTAACTTTATCATCTAAATGGTTGGTAAAGGCCATACACTGATCATAACTCGCATAGTCATTATCATTATGAATTTTATCCCAATAATCGTGAATAGATATCCATTTAAGCCTTTTTCCACTGCTTTTTAGTAAATTTATATTCCATTCAATATCATCAAGAGCGGCTGCGGAGAGTTCAACTGAAGGATCAACCCGATTAATCATTTTTGCAGATTCATTTACCAAACGTCCCCATTCATTTGCAGACTTAGCGCCTATTTCCCAATCTCCATAATTTTCATTACCAATGCTCCAATATTTAACGTTATGAGGCTTTTCACTACCATTAGCAATTCTATATTTAGAATATTTTCCCATATTTTCAAGATTGCAATACTCAACCCAATTGCTCATTTCCTCTGAAGAACCTGTTCCCGCGTTAGTACAGATGTATGGTTCGCATCCAACTTTCTTACAAAAATTAATAAATTCATCTGTACCAAATGTATTAGGTTCTTCAACTCTCCATGCTTTATCATAAGTTGGTGTCCTTTTAGGCCCAACCGCATCTTCCCAATGATGAGCAGAGACAAAGCATCCACCAGGCCATCTTATAATTGGAACCTGGATTTTTTTCATCGCGTTGATTACATCCACACGCAACCCATCTGAATCTGATAATGGATTTTCAGGATCATAAAGACCACCATATATTTGACGATGAAAATTTTCAATAAAATGCCCATAAATCATAGGATCACGTTTTCCAATAATACGATTAGAATTAATATGCAATTTCATTTTCAACTCCTGAATTTTATTCTTTGATGGCAGCTGCAGCCAGACTTTGCAGAATGTATCTATGCAGAAAAAAATAGATAATAAAAGTAGGGATAATTGCAATTATAGTTGATGCAAATGTGGGTCCCTATTCTCGCCTACCCATTTGTTCAAGAAAATTATTTAAACCTAACCGGAGTGGTTTTCATTTTAGATTTTGATATAAATGTATTTGCGTATGTAAATTTGCACATTCCGGTGAAAACTGCCACCCATACCAGTTTTTCCTGCTACCTAAGTCACATTTCTCAACCGCTGTTTTATTTAATCCCAGGTGGTAGCTTGAGTCAAGTTTTTTTTTGTGTATTCTCTTTCTTACAGACTCCCGTACTGATATTAATATACGAAGACTAATTCATGTAGAAAATGTTGCATCTTTACGGTACATCGGGCCTGTCTGACAGAGCTGAAACGAACGTCTTTATTTAAGAATCTTTTTTTTATGTTCATCGAAAATCTCACGAGTCAAAGGGATGAGGAATATAATACAGGCTATAAAAAAAATAACACTGCCTGTAATCGAAACATAGTCTTTACTTCTTATACCACTGATCAGGTACAAAACTGCGCATAGTAGGAATAAAAACCATCCACTTAATTGATATTTATGACTGGCTTTCAAATGAATCTCCTCTTAATCTTAATAGAACTAAATAAAAACAATACCACAAGATGACTGCCGAGAAAAAGACATGAACCTAAAATGATGTCTTTCTGAAACTCTCAACTATCCAAATAACGCTTAAGAAAGTCATAAGCCATAGCACCGGATATCTGATGATCTCCCTCAAAAATATCATGATGTAAACGATCTTCAGCATCGAATATTTTGTATAATTTCCTGATCTGTTCAACAGATTCCCTGACAGCATTTATTGGAAATATTGTGTCTTCAGTTCCCGATTCCAGCAGCAATGCCCGGGGAGCGATAGTGGCGAAAATATTGTACATTTCTCCCATAGAAGTTAGAACTCCAGGTATGTAATTATCAATACAGTGATATATATCCATAATTGATTGTTTATATGTGCAGGCATAACCACTGCAAACACAAGCAATAATACGCTCATCTACAACAGAAAGAAACGCAGAAACAAGCCCCCCTCCGGATATTCCCATAGAACCTATTTTTTGAGGCTCAACCATAGAAAGACCCTGCAGAAAATCAACTGTCCGCATTGCCTGGTAAACCCTTAATCCTGCCATGTTCAGTCCGTGAAGTAATGAACTGGTAGAATATCTGTAACAGGAATTACCTTCTTGTTCATTAAAGGAAATTTTTGTTTCAGAGCGCATATCCCCAAATCCTATTAATTCAGGTACAGCCACAATAAAGCCTCTTTTGCAGATTTCAATAGCAAAATTTTTCTGATATCCTGGATCTGCAGTCCCTCTATCGGTTCCATCCTCAAGTAAACCACAAATATCCGCACAGCCGTAACCATGACCGGACAGGGCAATAACTCCAGGTACAGGTGACTGAATTCCTGCCGGAATAAGAACATAAACGGGCTGTATCAAATCTTCACAAATCGTAATTTCATAGCGCTGTAGTGTATAATCTTCATACTTCCTTTCAACCATTATAGATCTGGCAGAAAGATCACTTGCTTTAAATGGAATTGAATTAATGCCGAGGATCCCTGCAAATTTTTCTCTTTGATCTAATTTGTATTTTTTTGCGTCACTTAAACTGAAATCAGCAAAATCATGCTGTGGAATATTTTCATACATTTTTTGAAAAAACAGGGATGGTGAATGGCTGTAAGACATAGAAACTCCTTATATTTTGCATCCCCCCGAAATAGTAGAAACTCAATTTGCTTAAAAGT belongs to Oceanispirochaeta sp. and includes:
- a CDS encoding alpha/beta hydrolase family protein; translation: MSYSHSPSLFFQKMYENIPQHDFADFSLSDAKKYKLDQREKFAGILGINSIPFKASDLSARSIMVERKYEDYTLQRYEITICEDLIQPVYVLIPAGIQSPVPGVIALSGHGYGCADICGLLEDGTDRGTADPGYQKNFAIEICKRGFIVAVPELIGFGDMRSETKISFNEQEGNSCYRYSTSSLLHGLNMAGLRVYQAMRTVDFLQGLSMVEPQKIGSMGISGGGLVSAFLSVVDERIIACVCSGYACTYKQSIMDIYHCIDNYIPGVLTSMGEMYNIFATIAPRALLLESGTEDTIFPINAVRESVEQIRKLYKIFDAEDRLHHDIFEGDHQISGAMAYDFLKRYLDS
- a CDS encoding alpha-L-arabinofuranosidase C-terminal domain-containing protein encodes the protein MKLHINSNRIIGKRDPMIYGHFIENFHRQIYGGLYDPENPLSDSDGLRVDVINAMKKIQVPIIRWPGGCFVSAHHWEDAVGPKRTPTYDKAWRVEEPNTFGTDEFINFCKKVGCEPYICTNAGTGSSEEMSNWVEYCNLENMGKYSKYRIANGSEKPHNVKYWSIGNENYGDWEIGAKSANEWGRLVNESAKMINRVDPSVELSAAALDDIEWNINLLKSSGKRLKWISIHDYWDKIHNDNDYASYDQCMAFTNHLDDKVKKVEGILCALGLENKIRISFDEWNLRGWYHPNTHLIQQSNDPEVYLHPRDLNDDNSKYTMADAVFTASFLNMCLRYCNTVGMANFAPIVNTRGCIFTHDKGIILRSTYYVFDLFVNNLGDTVLDSFSNDMPTFEVVNKEGNIEIVEALDIVVTSKDDKKISISAINKDSKKAHPISLDFINRSKPKRFEIQTLSGKSTESYNDIEINDVFPKMIESTDFNNSEIEITPHSIN